In Pseudonocardia cypriaca, a single genomic region encodes these proteins:
- a CDS encoding helix-turn-helix domain-containing protein: MSNDVHSIPVDTVVTLLEAAAADRDADDAEIRDLLAGLDLPADAAARVSDGVRQLRVGSERWRRRGQELSALFSSARELAQLRDVDKLLERLVERAHDLVGTDVTYLSEFDMRTRELRVRTTLGTVAPTFLGLRVPPGMGLASLVVQRRQPCWTSSYSGMTQAPHDAHIDATVAAEGLVSLLGVPLLAGEEVIGVLFAANRVEHSFSPEEISLLSAFADHAAIVLQTARLLARTQDAAEETRRAYGQLARHVEAMERASGVHSDLTTLVLQGGDTTAVAGALGKALRCRVTVLDADLHPTASAAGPTADAPAPVGSGRDREDGPRRDEIRRAVDESRRSGRCVTLGRPGHEVVVAVVAGQTFLGALVLEPGTVEFGPVEHRTAERAAQITALLSLKQEALIEAEQRVRGDLLADLLSGDPRRRAGVAQRAQSRGIRTAELRTLVVLSLPAEHRRLAARAAGRAAGGGLIGEHADQVVALTCESDPAAAATLIHTAVRRAIDHPTLAVAAALGDVPRDVRAQLEAATACARVLPVLGITDSAATTDEFLPYTALFGPGETRVSTFVHNLLGPLLEWDATRGGNLLTTLAVYLDSRLSPVAAGRALHLHKNTVLQRLERITELLGDDWQEPDRLFRISVAVRVARLSATTLRDL, encoded by the coding sequence ATGAGCAACGACGTCCACTCCATCCCGGTCGACACGGTGGTCACCCTGCTCGAGGCAGCTGCGGCCGATCGGGACGCCGACGACGCCGAGATCCGGGACCTCCTGGCGGGTCTGGATCTCCCGGCGGACGCGGCGGCGCGGGTCAGCGACGGCGTCCGCCAGCTGCGCGTCGGGTCCGAGCGGTGGCGGCGCCGCGGACAGGAGCTCTCCGCCCTGTTCTCGAGCGCCCGGGAGCTGGCGCAGCTCCGCGATGTCGACAAGCTGCTGGAGCGGCTCGTCGAGCGGGCCCACGACCTGGTGGGCACCGACGTGACCTATCTGTCCGAGTTCGACATGCGCACCCGTGAGCTGCGGGTGCGCACGACCCTCGGCACGGTCGCCCCGACGTTCCTCGGGCTGCGCGTACCTCCCGGCATGGGGCTCGCGAGCCTGGTGGTGCAGCGGCGGCAGCCCTGCTGGACCTCCAGCTACTCCGGCATGACGCAGGCCCCGCACGACGCCCACATCGACGCGACCGTGGCCGCCGAGGGCCTGGTCTCCCTCCTCGGCGTCCCCCTGCTCGCGGGCGAGGAGGTGATCGGCGTGCTGTTCGCCGCGAACCGCGTCGAGCACTCCTTCTCACCGGAGGAGATCTCGCTGCTGTCGGCGTTCGCCGATCACGCCGCGATCGTCCTGCAGACCGCACGCCTGCTCGCCCGCACCCAGGACGCGGCCGAGGAGACCCGCCGCGCCTACGGCCAGCTGGCCCGTCACGTCGAGGCCATGGAACGCGCCAGCGGCGTCCACTCCGACCTGACCACGCTGGTTCTCCAGGGCGGGGACACCACCGCGGTCGCAGGCGCGCTCGGGAAGGCCCTGCGCTGCCGGGTCACCGTCCTCGACGCCGACCTCCACCCGACCGCATCGGCAGCAGGCCCGACCGCCGACGCCCCGGCTCCCGTGGGAAGCGGGCGCGACCGCGAGGACGGGCCCCGGAGGGACGAGATCCGGCGGGCCGTGGACGAGAGCCGTCGTAGCGGCCGGTGCGTGACCCTCGGCAGGCCCGGGCACGAGGTGGTCGTCGCGGTCGTCGCAGGCCAGACCTTCCTGGGCGCCCTCGTCCTCGAGCCGGGGACCGTCGAGTTCGGACCGGTCGAGCACCGCACCGCCGAACGGGCCGCTCAGATCACCGCCCTGCTCAGCCTCAAGCAGGAGGCGCTCATCGAGGCCGAGCAGCGGGTCCGCGGCGACCTGCTCGCCGACCTGTTGTCCGGGGATCCGCGACGGCGGGCAGGCGTCGCGCAGCGCGCGCAGTCCCGCGGCATCCGCACCGCCGAGCTCCGCACGCTCGTGGTCCTGTCGCTCCCGGCCGAGCACCGTCGCCTCGCGGCACGCGCGGCCGGACGCGCCGCCGGCGGCGGGCTGATCGGCGAGCACGCGGACCAGGTCGTCGCGCTGACCTGCGAGTCCGACCCGGCCGCGGCGGCGACCCTGATCCACACGGCGGTGCGCCGGGCGATCGACCACCCGACGCTGGCAGTGGCCGCAGCGCTCGGCGACGTGCCCCGCGACGTGCGCGCACAGCTCGAGGCCGCCACGGCGTGCGCCCGGGTGCTGCCGGTACTCGGGATCACCGACTCGGCCGCGACCACCGACGAGTTCCTGCCATACACCGCGCTCTTCGGCCCCGGTGAGACGCGCGTCAGCACCTTCGTGCACAACCTCCTCGGCCCGCTCCTCGAGTGGGACGCCACCCGCGGCGGGAACCTGCTGACCACGCTCGCCGTATACCTGGACAGCCGCCTGAGCCCGGTCGCCGCCGGCCGCGCGCTGCACCTGCACAAGAACACCGTGCTGCAGCGGCTGGAGCGCATCACCGAGCTGCTCGGGGACGACTGGCAGGAACCGGACCGGCTCTTCCGGATCAGCGTCGCTGTTCGGGTGGCGCGGCTCTCCGCCACCACGCTTCGCGACCTGTAG
- a CDS encoding hydroxymethylglutaryl-CoA reductase, degradative, whose translation MTRTSRIQGLRDLSVEARRKTVAESAGLDVEGLAAFAPERGIGVGLADHMIENVVGVMGLPLGVATNFIVGGREVLVPMATEEASVVAAASNSAKVARIHGGFFTSSTAPIMQAQVQIIGVRDPEAGRARLLEARQELIDLADAQDPKLVEFGGGVRDIAVRVVESRAGTYVVAHLQVDVRDAMGANAVNTMAEAVADRAGQIAGGRTLLRILTNKADLRLSRARAIFDKEALGGDAVVDDIVHAAALAEADPYRAATHNKGIMNGITAVVLATGNDTRAVEAGAHSHAISPAGRYTSMSRFEKDADGNVVGTLELPMPVGLVGGATKVHPVAQAAIELLGVRTAAELAEIIIAVGLAQNFGAVRALATEGIQRGHMSLHARNIASTVGATADEVPAVVARLIADKAVRADHAERVLAELRAENT comes from the coding sequence ATGACGCGCACCAGTCGCATTCAGGGTCTTCGGGACCTGTCCGTGGAGGCCCGTCGCAAGACCGTCGCGGAGTCGGCCGGGCTCGACGTGGAAGGGCTCGCCGCGTTCGCGCCGGAGCGTGGGATCGGGGTCGGGCTGGCCGATCACATGATCGAGAACGTGGTCGGGGTGATGGGGCTGCCCCTGGGGGTCGCGACCAACTTCATCGTCGGCGGCCGCGAGGTGCTGGTGCCGATGGCCACCGAGGAGGCCTCGGTGGTGGCAGCGGCCTCGAACTCGGCGAAGGTCGCCCGGATCCACGGTGGCTTCTTCACCTCGTCGACCGCGCCGATCATGCAGGCCCAGGTGCAGATCATCGGGGTGCGCGATCCGGAGGCGGGACGGGCGCGGCTGCTCGAGGCCCGTCAGGAGCTCATCGACCTGGCCGACGCCCAGGACCCCAAGCTCGTGGAGTTCGGCGGCGGGGTGCGCGACATCGCCGTACGCGTGGTGGAGTCGCGCGCCGGCACCTACGTGGTGGCGCACCTGCAGGTCGACGTCCGGGACGCGATGGGGGCGAACGCGGTCAACACGATGGCCGAGGCCGTCGCCGATCGGGCCGGGCAGATCGCAGGCGGGCGGACGCTGCTGCGGATCCTGACCAACAAGGCGGATCTGCGGCTCTCCCGGGCCCGTGCGATCTTCGACAAGGAGGCACTGGGTGGGGACGCCGTCGTCGACGACATCGTGCACGCCGCGGCACTGGCCGAGGCCGACCCGTACCGGGCGGCCACGCACAACAAGGGGATCATGAACGGGATCACCGCGGTCGTGCTGGCCACCGGCAACGACACCCGCGCGGTCGAGGCAGGCGCCCACTCCCACGCGATCTCCCCGGCGGGGCGGTACACCTCGATGTCGCGGTTCGAGAAGGACGCGGACGGCAACGTCGTCGGAACCCTGGAGCTACCGATGCCGGTCGGCCTCGTCGGCGGCGCCACCAAGGTGCACCCGGTGGCGCAGGCCGCGATCGAGCTGCTCGGCGTGCGCACGGCCGCCGAGCTCGCCGAGATCATCATCGCGGTCGGGCTCGCCCAGAACTTCGGCGCGGTGCGGGCTCTGGCCACCGAGGGCATCCAGCGCGGGCACATGTCCCTGCACGCCCGCAACATCGCCTCCACCGTCGGCGCCACCGCCGACGAAGTGCCCGCCGTCGTCGCCCGGCTCATCGCCGACAAGGCGGTCCGCGCCGACCACGCCGAACGCGTCCTCGCCGAGCTCCGCGCCGAGAACACGTGA
- a CDS encoding hydantoinase B/oxoprolinase family protein — MPRTIMPSTTTALPAGYDPVTLEVIRMRLDSIVEEMGIAMIRSSGSPVITEAGDFNTALFDPTGRIYAYSDYVQFHIGSGSVAVQNLVKAIEGEPLSPGDAFISNDPHTAGASHPPDTNVISPIFHEDELIGWAQSQAHLVDVGGMTPGGFAPGARDCYAEALRLPPGVKIFDKGEPVEWVRRILLNNVRVPALFWNDVRSLVASNNTGIRRLLGTIAEFGIEQFREYTHLSFQLAEQIVRERIAAIPDGSYRAEEWTEHNGHDDDLYRVACTMTKRDSQITFDFTGSSEQTGGFVNCSYGALVGSVASAVVPILAWDVPFNEGVMTAFDVIAESGSIVNPTPPAPISNGHLTTGARVSRLVTKLMNEACRTSADEDIRARTQGVWADSWTGGISAGTTEDGEYFVLFNMDGGGMGAGAQPEADGLDCAGMMTQVNNMLPDVEMNEMLYPVLYLWKQLNIHSAGHGAQRGGLGLEFAWTLHGAQEVTQTVFAPSAQVTADGFGGGLPAGGSGHEVHRGANVAALLAGGTVPTRADLVAESTELLAINQQSVPIRTGDVFVQWIAGGGGYGDPLLRDPERVAADVADGYVSAATAESTYGVVLGDDGVDAAATARARARIRRSRLGADPSQETAAGATAGASAPQRDGDGWYCPASGARLGTGPDWRPHALQITHVAADRLHEHGVLVRQRADGPRVLIDEFYGPTCGTLLETRIRVETAPTTTA, encoded by the coding sequence ATGCCCAGGACGATCATGCCCAGCACGACCACGGCGCTGCCCGCCGGCTACGACCCCGTCACCCTCGAAGTCATCCGCATGCGCCTGGACTCGATCGTCGAGGAGATGGGCATCGCGATGATCCGCTCGTCGGGGTCCCCGGTCATCACCGAGGCAGGCGACTTCAACACCGCGCTGTTCGACCCGACCGGCCGCATCTACGCCTACTCCGACTACGTCCAGTTCCACATCGGCTCCGGCAGCGTGGCGGTGCAGAACCTGGTCAAGGCGATCGAGGGCGAGCCGCTGTCGCCTGGCGACGCGTTCATCAGCAACGACCCGCACACCGCCGGGGCCAGCCACCCGCCCGACACCAACGTGATCTCCCCGATCTTCCACGAGGACGAGCTCATCGGGTGGGCCCAGTCCCAGGCCCACCTCGTGGACGTGGGCGGCATGACCCCCGGTGGCTTCGCCCCGGGTGCCCGCGACTGCTACGCAGAGGCCCTGCGCCTGCCGCCGGGGGTGAAGATCTTCGACAAGGGCGAGCCGGTGGAGTGGGTCCGCCGGATCCTGCTCAACAACGTCCGCGTCCCCGCGCTGTTCTGGAACGACGTCCGCAGCCTTGTCGCCAGCAACAACACCGGCATCCGGCGGCTGTTGGGCACCATTGCCGAGTTCGGGATCGAGCAGTTCCGCGAGTACACCCACCTGTCCTTCCAGCTCGCGGAGCAGATCGTCCGGGAACGGATCGCCGCCATCCCCGACGGCAGCTACCGCGCGGAGGAGTGGACCGAGCACAACGGGCACGACGACGACCTCTACCGCGTGGCCTGCACCATGACGAAGCGCGACAGCCAGATCACCTTCGACTTCACCGGCTCCAGCGAGCAGACGGGCGGGTTCGTCAACTGCAGCTACGGAGCGCTGGTGGGCAGCGTCGCCAGTGCGGTCGTGCCCATCCTCGCCTGGGACGTCCCGTTCAACGAAGGGGTGATGACGGCCTTCGACGTCATCGCCGAGTCCGGCTCCATCGTCAACCCGACCCCTCCCGCCCCGATCAGCAACGGGCACCTCACCACCGGCGCCCGGGTGAGCCGCCTGGTCACCAAGCTGATGAACGAGGCCTGTCGCACCAGCGCCGACGAGGACATCCGCGCCCGCACCCAGGGCGTGTGGGCCGACTCGTGGACCGGTGGCATCTCAGCGGGCACCACCGAGGACGGCGAGTACTTCGTGCTGTTCAACATGGACGGCGGGGGCATGGGCGCAGGGGCCCAGCCGGAGGCGGACGGCCTCGACTGCGCGGGCATGATGACGCAGGTCAACAACATGCTGCCGGACGTCGAGATGAACGAGATGCTGTACCCGGTGCTGTACCTGTGGAAGCAGCTCAACATCCACAGCGCCGGGCACGGGGCGCAGCGCGGCGGCCTCGGGCTGGAGTTCGCCTGGACCCTGCACGGCGCCCAGGAGGTCACCCAGACGGTCTTCGCCCCGAGCGCCCAGGTGACCGCGGACGGGTTCGGCGGCGGGCTGCCCGCAGGCGGCAGCGGGCACGAGGTCCACCGTGGCGCGAACGTCGCCGCCCTGCTGGCCGGGGGCACCGTCCCCACCCGGGCCGACCTCGTCGCCGAGAGCACCGAACTGCTCGCGATCAACCAGCAGTCGGTCCCGATCAGAACGGGCGACGTCTTCGTCCAGTGGATCGCGGGCGGCGGTGGCTACGGTGACCCGCTGCTGCGCGATCCCGAGCGGGTCGCCGCGGACGTCGCCGACGGCTACGTCTCCGCGGCCACCGCCGAATCCACCTACGGCGTCGTCCTGGGCGACGACGGCGTCGACGCCGCGGCGACCGCCCGGGCTCGTGCGCGGATCCGCCGCTCCCGCCTCGGCGCCGACCCGAGCCAGGAGACCGCCGCCGGTGCGACGGCCGGCGCCTCCGCGCCACAGCGCGACGGAGACGGCTGGTACTGCCCTGCGAGCGGGGCGCGGCTCGGGACCGGCCCCGACTGGCGGCCGCACGCCCTCCAGATCACCCACGTCGCCGCCGACCGCCTCCACGAGCACGGGGTGCTCGTCCGGCAGCGCGCCGACGGCCCGCGGGTCCTCATCGACGAGTTCTACGGCCCCACGTGCGGCACCCTGCTCGAGACGCGGATCCGGGTGGAGACCGCACCGACCACGACGGCCTGA
- a CDS encoding MFS transporter, translated as MSNPQSPADVRRRRAVAGAFVGTAIEWYDFFIFGTAAALVFGRVFYPDASPATAVLASFATFWVGFLARPIGGVLFGHLGDRFGRKNVLVTTLFLMGTATTLIGLLPTHAQVGALAPALLVLLRAAQGLAVGGEWAGATLMATENAQQSRRTMAGTWVQQGSPAGSILATLMFLIVGRLPDEQFTTWGWRIPFLFSAVLVVVGLVIRSKVEESQDFLDAKAHHDVVRVPVAAVFRTAPLIVFCGVAASTLGIAAAFFQNTFLVSWWTNELGQSRAAILNLGFAIAVWQFVWQPIAAVIAGRIGRDRVMVLGVVLSIAVTVPYFLAILSGDIWLVGLAQFVLIVGAAGYYAMLAGFLAEAFPANVRYTGVALANGLCAMIIGGSTPLIAQSILGVAGPWGVAAFFVLLSVLTLVGIIGMRTVQRRSRAVGTAEVSA; from the coding sequence ATGTCCAACCCCCAGTCACCTGCGGATGTCCGTCGACGGCGGGCCGTTGCGGGCGCGTTCGTCGGGACCGCGATCGAGTGGTACGACTTCTTCATCTTCGGCACCGCCGCCGCGCTCGTGTTCGGCCGCGTCTTCTACCCCGACGCATCGCCGGCGACGGCCGTCCTCGCCAGCTTCGCGACCTTCTGGGTCGGCTTCCTCGCACGTCCGATCGGCGGTGTGCTCTTCGGTCACCTGGGAGACCGGTTCGGCCGCAAGAACGTGCTCGTCACGACGCTGTTCCTCATGGGGACGGCGACGACGCTCATCGGCCTGCTGCCGACGCACGCGCAGGTCGGGGCGCTGGCCCCGGCACTGCTCGTCCTCCTGCGCGCCGCGCAGGGACTCGCGGTCGGCGGTGAGTGGGCCGGAGCCACGCTCATGGCCACCGAGAACGCGCAGCAGAGCAGGCGCACGATGGCCGGAACCTGGGTACAGCAGGGCTCACCGGCCGGGTCGATCCTGGCGACCCTCATGTTCCTGATCGTCGGCAGGTTGCCGGACGAGCAGTTCACGACGTGGGGATGGCGCATCCCGTTCCTGTTCTCCGCGGTGCTCGTGGTCGTCGGCCTCGTCATCCGGTCGAAGGTCGAGGAGTCGCAGGACTTCCTCGACGCCAAGGCGCACCACGACGTCGTGCGGGTGCCCGTCGCCGCCGTCTTCCGCACCGCACCCCTGATCGTCTTCTGCGGGGTGGCGGCGAGCACCCTCGGCATCGCCGCTGCGTTCTTCCAGAACACCTTCCTCGTGTCGTGGTGGACGAACGAGCTCGGACAGTCCCGTGCGGCCATCCTCAACCTCGGCTTCGCCATCGCCGTGTGGCAGTTCGTCTGGCAGCCGATCGCCGCCGTGATCGCGGGCCGCATCGGCCGCGACCGCGTCATGGTGCTCGGCGTCGTCCTGTCGATCGCCGTCACGGTCCCGTACTTCCTCGCCATCCTCAGCGGCGACATCTGGCTCGTCGGCCTGGCCCAGTTCGTCCTCATCGTGGGCGCGGCCGGTTACTACGCGATGCTCGCCGGCTTCCTGGCGGAGGCCTTCCCCGCGAACGTGCGGTACACGGGCGTGGCGCTCGCCAACGGACTCTGCGCGATGATCATCGGTGGCTCGACGCCGCTCATCGCGCAGTCGATCCTCGGCGTGGCCGGCCCATGGGGTGTCGCAGCCTTCTTCGTGCTGCTCTCGGTGCTGACACTCGTCGGCATCATCGGAATGCGCACGGTCCAGCGCCGTTCCCGGGCGGTCGGTACCGCCGAGGTGAGCGCGTGA
- a CDS encoding hydroxymethylglutaryl-CoA lyase encodes MNHYGVEPLPGLPSSVTICEVGPRDGLQNEADIVPTEVKVELIERLVAAGHTVVETTSLVHPKWVPQLADAEDVLRRLDRKPGIRYPVLVPNRRGLERAVDLGVTDIAVFGSATESFAKANLNRTIADSLEMFAPVVARAREAGLRVRGYLSMCWGDPWEGHVPIPQVVSVASRLIGLGCTELSLGDTIGVATPGRVNALLDAILATGVPIDRIAVHFHDTYGQALSNTLVALRRGVTTVDASAGGLGGCPYARSATGNLATEDLIWQLDGLGIRTGVDLDQLAETSTWLAARLGRPSPARTVRAMART; translated from the coding sequence GTGAACCACTACGGGGTCGAACCGCTGCCCGGCCTACCCAGCAGCGTCACCATCTGCGAGGTCGGCCCTCGCGACGGGCTGCAGAACGAGGCCGACATCGTGCCGACCGAGGTCAAGGTCGAGCTCATCGAACGCCTGGTGGCGGCCGGGCACACCGTCGTCGAGACCACCAGCCTCGTCCACCCGAAGTGGGTGCCGCAGCTCGCCGACGCGGAGGACGTACTGCGCCGGCTCGATCGCAAGCCCGGGATCCGCTACCCGGTGCTGGTCCCCAACCGACGCGGGCTGGAACGCGCCGTCGACCTCGGTGTCACCGACATCGCCGTCTTCGGCTCGGCCACGGAGAGCTTCGCCAAGGCCAACCTCAACCGCACGATCGCCGACTCGCTGGAGATGTTCGCGCCCGTCGTCGCCCGTGCCCGGGAAGCCGGTCTGCGCGTCCGCGGATACCTCTCCATGTGTTGGGGCGACCCGTGGGAGGGCCACGTCCCCATCCCCCAGGTCGTCTCCGTGGCATCCCGGCTCATCGGGCTGGGCTGCACGGAGCTGAGCCTCGGCGACACCATCGGGGTAGCCACCCCGGGCCGCGTCAACGCCCTGCTCGACGCGATCCTGGCGACCGGCGTCCCGATCGACCGCATCGCCGTGCACTTCCACGACACCTACGGCCAGGCCCTGTCCAACACCCTCGTCGCGCTCCGGCGCGGTGTCACCACCGTCGACGCCTCCGCCGGCGGTCTCGGCGGCTGCCCGTACGCGAGGTCGGCCACCGGGAACCTGGCCACCGAGGACCTGATCTGGCAGCTCGACGGCCTCGGCATCCGCACCGGGGTCGACCTGGACCAGCTCGCCGAGACCAGCACCTGGCTGGCAGCCCGGCTCGGCCGCCCGAGCCCGGCGCGCACCGTGCGCGCCATGGCCAGGACCTAA
- a CDS encoding hydantoinase/oxoprolinase family protein — protein sequence MTLHVGIDVGGTFTDAVALVDGRAIRGKAFSTKDVTTGILGALQVLQERAGMGEAEFFSSVDRFVLGNTIVTNAVDEQKYAAVGLLTTQGFRDTLRIARSARTDERDPHKMSAPVDIVERRRIVEVAERVDAHGQVLVPLSEERIATAVDALLATGVEAVAVCLLWSFRNPVHEQAIGDYLQAQHPDLPFTLSSALTPVYREYERMVTTALDAAVKPIVASHFEHLAEELRSRGLRTRVQIMQVHGGFLSVEETSKAPISMFNSGPVGGVTGARLLGQQLGRRRVLTADMGGTSLDAAAIMDDEFRLLPRAEIGGLPTSLTAVDIETIGAGGGSLAWVDGRGLLRVGPHSAGSTPGPACYGKGGTRPAVTDAALVLGLINADFYLGGTVALYEHDARAAIRKHVADPLGITEEAAAEGIYRLSTSQMSNALRKITVNRGHDPREFTLVGFGGACGLFAASIAAEAGVQEVVIPRNAAVFSAYGLMHADSVFSAVRTSPWTMQQPAAELDEEFAGLEQRAQAWFEAEGIPTERRELYREADMKFVGQIFEVTTRLPAGTFTEADKDELRARFVADYEDEFGAGTAWTETEILLVNSRVRAIGRSDVQQVHLVDGADAETHEISRRSIIEPLTGKRTEVDVHRGFGGPGRAAGPCLLEEPDTTVYVPSGATVELTDDGHFLMRLDAGL from the coding sequence ATGACGCTTCACGTGGGCATTGACGTCGGTGGGACGTTCACCGACGCCGTGGCGCTCGTCGACGGCCGGGCGATCCGCGGGAAGGCCTTCTCGACCAAGGACGTGACCACCGGGATCCTCGGCGCCCTCCAGGTCCTGCAGGAGCGGGCGGGCATGGGCGAGGCGGAGTTCTTCTCGTCGGTGGACCGGTTCGTCCTGGGCAACACGATCGTGACGAACGCGGTCGACGAGCAGAAGTACGCGGCCGTCGGGCTGCTGACCACGCAAGGGTTCCGCGACACGTTGCGCATCGCGCGCTCGGCGCGCACCGACGAGCGCGACCCCCACAAGATGAGCGCCCCCGTGGACATCGTCGAGCGGCGCCGCATCGTCGAGGTCGCCGAGCGGGTGGACGCGCACGGGCAGGTTCTGGTCCCGCTGAGCGAGGAGCGGATCGCGACCGCCGTCGACGCGCTGCTCGCCACCGGTGTCGAGGCCGTCGCGGTCTGCCTGCTGTGGTCGTTCCGCAATCCGGTCCACGAGCAGGCGATCGGCGACTACCTGCAGGCGCAGCACCCGGACCTCCCGTTCACCCTGTCCAGCGCGCTCACCCCGGTCTACCGGGAGTACGAGCGGATGGTGACAACGGCGCTCGACGCCGCGGTCAAGCCGATCGTCGCGTCGCACTTCGAGCACCTCGCCGAGGAGCTGCGTTCCCGCGGCCTGAGGACGCGGGTGCAGATCATGCAGGTGCACGGCGGTTTCCTCTCGGTGGAGGAGACCAGCAAGGCCCCGATCTCGATGTTCAACTCCGGCCCGGTCGGCGGCGTCACCGGCGCCCGGCTGCTCGGGCAGCAGCTCGGCCGCAGGCGGGTCCTCACCGCGGACATGGGCGGCACCAGCCTCGACGCCGCCGCGATCATGGACGACGAGTTCAGGTTGCTCCCGCGCGCGGAGATCGGCGGCCTGCCGACCAGCCTCACCGCCGTCGACATCGAGACGATCGGAGCCGGCGGCGGCAGCCTCGCCTGGGTCGACGGCCGCGGCCTGCTCCGGGTCGGCCCCCACAGCGCGGGCTCCACCCCCGGCCCGGCGTGCTACGGCAAGGGCGGCACCCGGCCCGCCGTCACCGACGCGGCGCTGGTCCTCGGGCTGATCAACGCCGACTTCTACCTCGGTGGCACCGTGGCCCTCTACGAACACGATGCCCGCGCGGCGATCCGGAAGCACGTCGCCGACCCGCTGGGGATCACCGAGGAGGCCGCCGCGGAAGGCATCTACCGCCTCTCCACCTCGCAGATGTCCAACGCCCTTCGCAAGATCACCGTCAACCGGGGCCACGACCCGCGCGAGTTCACCCTCGTCGGGTTCGGTGGGGCCTGCGGTCTGTTCGCGGCGAGCATCGCCGCGGAGGCCGGGGTGCAGGAGGTTGTCATCCCGCGCAACGCCGCGGTCTTCTCCGCGTACGGGCTCATGCACGCCGACTCGGTGTTCTCCGCCGTCCGGACCAGCCCGTGGACGATGCAGCAGCCGGCCGCCGAGCTGGACGAGGAGTTCGCCGGGCTGGAGCAGCGGGCCCAGGCCTGGTTCGAGGCCGAGGGCATCCCCACCGAGCGCCGCGAGCTCTACCGCGAGGCGGACATGAAGTTCGTCGGGCAGATCTTCGAGGTCACCACCCGGCTCCCGGCCGGCACGTTCACCGAGGCGGACAAGGACGAGCTGCGGGCCCGGTTCGTCGCCGACTACGAGGACGAGTTCGGCGCGGGCACCGCCTGGACCGAGACGGAGATCCTGCTGGTCAACTCCCGGGTCCGGGCGATCGGACGCAGCGATGTGCAGCAGGTGCACCTGGTCGACGGGGCGGACGCGGAGACCCACGAGATCAGCAGGCGCAGCATCATCGAGCCCCTCACCGGCAAGCGCACCGAGGTCGACGTGCACCGCGGCTTCGGCGGGCCGGGCCGGGCCGCCGGTCCCTGCCTGCTCGAGGAGCCGGACACCACCGTCTACGTCCCCAGCGGCGCCACGGTCGAGCTCACCGACGACGGCCACTTCCTGATGCGCCTCGACGCCGGCCTCTGA